One region of Caldimonas thermodepolymerans genomic DNA includes:
- a CDS encoding monovalent cation/H+ antiporter subunit D gives MTPDHLVVAPILLALGTAALMLLLGEGRRELKSVLNVVSTATGLGLAIALLRAVDASDAPAAFSVYLPGNWPVPFGIVLLADRLSAMMLVLAASLGLASLLYALARWQHAGVYFHLLFQLQLMGLYGAFLTADLFNLFVFFEVLLAASYGLLLHGGGLARVRAGLHYISVNLFASVLFLIGVAILYGVTGTLNMADIAQKLPDVPVSDRGLLHAGAAILAIAFLAKAAVWPLNFWLPPAYASASAPAAALFAILTKVGVYAILRLWTLCFPATAGASAHFGSDVLVWGGMATMMFGAFGMLASQQVARLAGFSVITSSGTLIAAIGFDAEALSAGALFYLASSTLAGGAIFLLVELMERARDVEMGPEEIDDGKDALPAFIDGEPLPGTNLDDDEEALIGRAIPAAVAFLGVSFAMCAMIIAGLPPMSGFVGKVAMLSALLELEGTAAWSMFVVLIVSGLLAATGLVRVGIRHFWTSQDRPAPRLRVVECLPIAGLLVAAAVMVFQAEAVLGYGRTTARGLHEPTLYIEAVTGTKPVEPMTKGTP, from the coding sequence ATGACGCCGGACCACCTGGTCGTCGCCCCCATCCTGCTCGCGCTCGGCACCGCGGCGCTGATGCTGCTGCTCGGCGAAGGTCGCCGGGAACTCAAGTCGGTGCTCAACGTCGTCTCCACGGCCACCGGCCTGGGGCTGGCGATCGCGCTGCTGCGCGCGGTCGACGCCAGCGACGCGCCGGCCGCGTTCAGCGTCTACCTGCCCGGCAACTGGCCGGTGCCGTTCGGCATCGTGCTGCTGGCCGACCGGCTCTCGGCCATGATGCTGGTGCTGGCCGCCAGCCTGGGGCTGGCCTCGCTGCTGTACGCGCTGGCGCGCTGGCAGCACGCCGGGGTGTACTTCCATCTGCTGTTCCAGCTGCAGCTGATGGGCCTGTACGGGGCCTTCCTGACCGCCGACCTGTTCAACCTGTTCGTGTTCTTCGAGGTGCTGCTGGCGGCCAGCTACGGCCTGCTGCTGCACGGCGGCGGGCTGGCACGCGTGCGCGCGGGGCTGCACTACATCTCGGTCAACCTGTTCGCCTCGGTGCTGTTCCTGATCGGCGTGGCCATCCTCTACGGCGTGACCGGCACGCTCAACATGGCCGACATCGCCCAGAAGCTGCCCGACGTGCCGGTCAGCGACCGCGGCCTGCTGCATGCCGGGGCGGCGATCCTCGCGATTGCCTTCCTTGCCAAGGCGGCGGTGTGGCCGCTCAACTTCTGGCTGCCACCGGCCTACGCCTCGGCCAGCGCGCCGGCGGCCGCCTTGTTCGCCATCCTCACCAAGGTCGGCGTCTACGCGATCCTGCGGCTGTGGACGCTGTGCTTCCCGGCCACCGCCGGCGCCTCGGCACACTTCGGCAGCGACGTGCTCGTGTGGGGCGGCATGGCGACGATGATGTTCGGCGCCTTCGGGATGCTGGCCTCGCAGCAGGTGGCCCGGCTGGCCGGCTTCAGCGTGATCACCTCGTCGGGCACGCTGATCGCGGCGATCGGCTTCGATGCCGAGGCGCTCAGCGCCGGCGCGTTGTTCTACCTGGCCAGCTCGACGCTGGCCGGCGGGGCGATCTTCCTGCTGGTCGAGCTGATGGAGCGCGCCCGCGACGTCGAGATGGGCCCCGAGGAGATCGACGACGGCAAGGATGCGCTGCCCGCGTTCATCGACGGCGAGCCGTTGCCCGGCACCAACCTGGACGACGACGAGGAGGCGCTGATCGGCCGCGCGATCCCCGCCGCGGTGGCCTTCCTGGGCGTGTCCTTCGCGATGTGCGCGATGATCATCGCGGGGCTGCCGCCGATGTCCGGCTTCGTCGGCAAGGTCGCGATGCTGTCGGCGCTGCTGGAGCTGGAAGGCACGGCCGCGTGGAGCATGTTCGTGGTGCTGATCGTCTCCGGGCTGCTCGCCGCCACCGGACTGGTGCGCGTGGGCATCCGCCATTTCTGGACCTCGCAGGACCGGCCGGCGCCGCGGCTGCGGGTCGTCGAATGCCTGCCCATCGCCGGCCTGCTGGTGGCGGCTGCGGTGATGGTGTTCCAGGCCGAGGCGGTGCTCGGCTACGGCCGCACCACGGCCCGCGGCCTGCATGAGCCGACGCTGTACATCGAGGCCGTGACGGGCACGAAACCCGTCGAACCCATGACGAAAGGCACGCCGTGA
- the xylA gene encoding xylose isomerase has protein sequence MTSVFSGFGPIRYEGPDSRNPLAYRWYDAKRVVLGKTLEEHLRPAVCYWHSFCWRGEDPFALATPLFRRPWFDEPDPMQAARLKMDAAFDLFTCLGVPFWCFHDRDVAPEGTTLRESNARLDQMLELAARKMQDSGVRLLWGTANLFTNPRYMAGAATNPDPEVYAYAAAQVKHVLEWTHRLGGANYVLWGGREGYETLLNTDLKRELDHYGRFLAAVVEHKHKIGFKGTILVEPKPQEPTKHQYDYDTATVYGFLKRYGLEDEVKVNIEVNHATLAGHSFEHEVAVACALGIFGSIDANRGDEQLGWDTDQFPNNHVALVPALLEILRAGGFTTGGMNFDAKVRRQSIDPQDLIEAHIGGLDTLARALLSAAALYESQELCDARRQRYAGWDGELGRRIEAGAGLDELAALVHAQSLDPQPVSGRQERLENLVNRYV, from the coding sequence ATGACCTCCGTCTTTTCGGGCTTCGGGCCCATCCGCTACGAGGGGCCCGACAGCCGCAATCCCCTGGCCTACCGCTGGTACGACGCCAAGCGCGTCGTGCTGGGCAAGACGCTCGAAGAACACCTGCGCCCGGCGGTGTGCTACTGGCACAGCTTCTGCTGGCGCGGCGAGGACCCGTTCGCGCTGGCCACGCCGCTGTTCCGCAGGCCCTGGTTCGACGAGCCCGACCCGATGCAGGCCGCACGGCTCAAGATGGATGCGGCGTTCGACCTGTTCACCTGCCTGGGCGTGCCGTTCTGGTGCTTCCACGACCGCGACGTCGCGCCGGAAGGCACGACGCTGCGCGAATCGAACGCTCGGCTGGACCAGATGCTGGAACTGGCCGCACGCAAGATGCAGGACAGCGGCGTGCGCCTGCTGTGGGGCACGGCCAACCTGTTCACGAACCCGCGCTACATGGCCGGTGCCGCCACCAACCCGGACCCCGAGGTGTACGCCTATGCCGCCGCCCAGGTGAAGCACGTGCTCGAATGGACGCACCGGCTGGGCGGCGCCAACTACGTGCTGTGGGGCGGGCGCGAGGGCTACGAGACCCTGCTCAACACCGACCTGAAGCGCGAGCTGGACCATTACGGCCGCTTCCTCGCGGCAGTGGTCGAGCACAAGCACAAGATCGGCTTCAAGGGCACGATCCTGGTCGAGCCCAAGCCGCAGGAGCCGACCAAGCACCAGTACGACTACGACACCGCCACCGTCTACGGCTTCCTGAAGCGCTACGGGCTGGAGGACGAGGTCAAGGTCAACATCGAGGTCAACCACGCGACGCTGGCCGGCCACAGCTTCGAGCACGAGGTGGCCGTGGCCTGCGCGCTGGGCATCTTCGGCTCGATCGACGCCAACCGCGGCGACGAGCAGCTGGGCTGGGACACCGACCAGTTCCCCAACAACCATGTCGCGCTGGTGCCGGCGCTGCTCGAGATCCTGCGCGCCGGCGGCTTCACCACCGGCGGGATGAACTTCGACGCCAAGGTGCGCCGCCAGAGCATCGACCCGCAGGACCTGATCGAGGCGCACATTGGCGGGCTGGACACGCTGGCGCGCGCGCTGCTGTCGGCCGCGGCGCTGTACGAATCGCAGGAACTGTGCGACGCACGCCGCCAGCGCTATGCCGGCTGGGACGGCGAGCTCGGCCGGCGCATCGAGGCCGGTGCCGGCCTCGACGAGCTGGCGGCGCTGGTGCATGCGCAGTCGCTGGATCCGCAGCCGGTCTCGGGTCGGCAGGAGCGGCTGGAAAACCTGGTCAACCGCTACGTCTGA
- a CDS encoding Na+/H+ antiporter subunit C — protein sequence MEVVVSIAIGVMAGAGIYLVLRPRTFQVLIGLSLLSYAVNLFIFSVGSLSIGKEPIYKPGLPTDLAHYADPLPQSLVLTAIVIGFATTALFLVVLLALRGLSGSDHVDGREERA from the coding sequence ATGGAAGTGGTGGTGTCCATCGCCATCGGCGTGATGGCCGGAGCCGGGATCTACCTGGTGCTGCGTCCGCGGACGTTCCAGGTGCTGATCGGGCTGTCGCTGCTGTCCTACGCGGTGAACCTGTTCATCTTCAGCGTCGGCAGCCTCTCGATCGGCAAGGAGCCGATCTACAAGCCCGGCCTGCCGACCGACCTGGCCCACTATGCCGACCCGCTGCCGCAGTCGCTGGTGCTCACGGCCATCGTGATCGGCTTCGCGACCACCGCGCTGTTCCTCGTGGTGCTGCTGGCGCTGCGCGGCCTGTCGGGCAGCGACCATGTCGACGGCCGGGAGGAGCGTGCATGA
- a CDS encoding monovalent cation/H+ antiporter subunit A — translation MSLFVLLALPFLGSLVAALLPTTARNLESLWAAGIAAAIAVPVALAFPEVRDGVVLTERLAWMPSLGIDLVLRLDGFAWMFAMLVSGMGLLVIIYARYYLSPDDPAARFYSLLLGFMGAMFGVVTAGNLIQLVVFWELTSVFSFLLIGYWTHRKDARRGARMAFTVTATGGLALLAGMLLLGHMVGSFELEAVLQSRERIVGHALYPVMLVLVLLGALTKSAQFPFQFWLPHAMTAPTPASAYLHSATMVKAGVFLMARLWPVLADTDLWFWIVGGAGAITLLLGAYAAMFQHDLKGLLAYSTISHLGLVTLLLGMNSPLAAVAAVFHMMNHATFKASLFMSVGIIDHETGTRDMRRLNGLYRHMPMTANLAIVACAAMAGVPLLNGFLSKEMFFAETVFVSASPAVEYGLPAIATIAGLFAVVYSLRFGHDVFFDKAPLETPRKPHEPVHWMRVPIELLVLACLVVGIFPEWSIGPMLATAAGPVVGGELPEYSLAIWHGFNTPLAMSLVAMLGGIAVYMLFGHRLKYRARRGTPVIRLFDGRRIFEAALTLCTAFARLMLRWFGTRRLQAQMLCLVVIAGLAGLASALIVPLAWGDRARVPVTPEFVVLWVLGGVCAIGAAWQAKFHRLAALTMLSVVGLVLCITFAWFSAPDLALTQLAVEVVTMVLFLLGLRWLPKRVEQDAPAVALRAWWRRRRDLLLAVAIGVGLAALSYALLTRNAPQSISPFFIEHALPQGGGTNIVNVMLVDFRAFDTLGEITVLGVVGVTVYALLRRFRPPREVIDRPAQQHVVPEGVWSDLMSREGENQVQRFLEVPAVLVRLLLPLAGVFAFHLFMRGHNEPGGGFVAGLVVAIAFIAQYMVSGTRWVETRMHLLPPKWIAVGLMIALLTGAGAMAVGHPFLTTHTAHVELPLVGEVHLPSAALFDLGVFSVVVGSTLLLLTAIAHQSLRARRRPADEHQHGEH, via the coding sequence ATGTCCCTGTTCGTCCTTCTGGCCCTGCCATTTCTCGGCAGCCTCGTCGCTGCGCTCCTGCCGACCACCGCGCGCAACCTCGAATCGCTGTGGGCGGCGGGCATCGCCGCCGCGATCGCGGTCCCGGTCGCCCTGGCGTTCCCGGAGGTGCGTGACGGCGTCGTCCTGACCGAGCGGCTCGCGTGGATGCCCAGCCTCGGCATCGACCTGGTGCTGCGGCTGGACGGGTTCGCGTGGATGTTCGCGATGCTGGTCAGCGGCATGGGGCTGCTGGTCATCATCTACGCACGCTATTACCTTTCGCCCGACGACCCGGCGGCGCGCTTCTACTCGCTGCTGCTCGGCTTCATGGGCGCGATGTTCGGCGTCGTGACCGCCGGCAACCTGATCCAGCTGGTGGTGTTCTGGGAGCTGACCAGCGTGTTCTCCTTCCTGCTGATCGGCTACTGGACGCACCGCAAGGACGCCCGGCGCGGGGCGCGCATGGCCTTCACGGTCACGGCCACCGGCGGGCTGGCGCTGCTGGCCGGCATGCTGCTGCTCGGGCACATGGTCGGCAGCTTCGAGCTGGAGGCCGTGCTGCAGTCGCGCGAGCGCATCGTCGGCCACGCGCTGTACCCGGTGATGCTGGTGCTGGTGCTGCTGGGGGCGCTGACCAAGAGCGCGCAGTTCCCGTTCCAGTTCTGGCTGCCGCACGCGATGACCGCGCCGACCCCGGCGTCGGCCTACCTGCACTCGGCCACCATGGTGAAGGCCGGCGTGTTCCTGATGGCCCGGCTGTGGCCGGTGCTGGCCGACACCGACCTGTGGTTCTGGATCGTCGGCGGGGCCGGGGCGATCACGCTGCTGCTGGGCGCCTACGCGGCGATGTTCCAGCATGACCTCAAGGGCCTGCTGGCCTACTCGACGATCAGCCACCTGGGCCTGGTCACGCTACTGCTGGGCATGAACAGCCCGCTGGCGGCGGTGGCGGCGGTGTTCCACATGATGAACCACGCGACCTTCAAGGCCTCGCTGTTCATGTCGGTGGGCATCATCGACCACGAGACCGGCACGCGCGACATGCGGCGGCTCAACGGGCTGTACCGCCACATGCCGATGACCGCCAACCTGGCCATCGTCGCCTGCGCCGCGATGGCGGGGGTGCCGCTGCTCAACGGGTTCCTCTCGAAGGAGATGTTCTTCGCCGAGACCGTGTTCGTGAGCGCCAGCCCCGCGGTCGAGTACGGGCTGCCGGCCATCGCGACCATCGCCGGCCTGTTCGCGGTGGTCTACTCGCTGCGCTTCGGCCACGACGTGTTCTTCGACAAGGCGCCGCTGGAGACGCCGCGCAAGCCGCACGAGCCGGTGCACTGGATGCGCGTGCCGATCGAGCTGCTGGTGCTGGCCTGCCTGGTGGTGGGCATCTTCCCCGAGTGGTCCATCGGCCCGATGCTGGCCACGGCCGCGGGCCCGGTGGTCGGCGGCGAACTGCCCGAGTACAGCCTGGCGATCTGGCACGGCTTCAACACGCCGCTGGCGATGAGCCTGGTCGCGATGCTGGGCGGCATCGCCGTCTACATGTTGTTCGGCCACCGGCTGAAATACCGCGCGCGCCGCGGCACGCCGGTGATCCGCCTGTTCGACGGGCGCCGCATCTTCGAGGCCGCGCTGACGCTCTGCACCGCGTTCGCCCGCCTGATGCTGCGCTGGTTCGGCACGCGGCGCCTGCAGGCGCAGATGCTGTGCCTGGTGGTGATCGCCGGGCTGGCGGGGCTGGCCTCGGCGCTGATCGTGCCGCTGGCCTGGGGCGACCGGGCCCGGGTGCCGGTCACGCCCGAGTTCGTCGTGCTGTGGGTGCTGGGCGGCGTCTGCGCGATCGGTGCGGCGTGGCAGGCCAAGTTCCACCGGCTGGCCGCGCTGACCATGCTGAGCGTGGTCGGCCTGGTGCTGTGCATCACCTTCGCGTGGTTCTCGGCGCCGGACCTGGCGTTGACCCAGCTGGCCGTCGAGGTGGTGACCATGGTGCTGTTCCTGCTCGGCCTGCGCTGGCTGCCCAAGCGCGTCGAGCAGGACGCGCCGGCGGTCGCGCTGCGCGCCTGGTGGCGCCGCCGGCGCGACCTGCTGCTGGCCGTGGCGATCGGCGTGGGGCTGGCCGCGCTGTCGTACGCGCTGCTGACGCGCAACGCCCCGCAGTCGATCTCGCCGTTCTTCATCGAGCACGCCCTGCCGCAGGGCGGTGGCACCAACATCGTCAACGTGATGCTGGTCGACTTCCGGGCCTTCGACACGCTGGGCGAGATCACCGTGCTCGGCGTGGTCGGCGTCACCGTCTACGCGCTGCTGCGGCGTTTCCGGCCGCCGCGCGAGGTGATCGACCGCCCGGCCCAGCAGCACGTGGTGCCCGAGGGCGTGTGGAGTGACCTGATGAGCCGCGAGGGCGAGAACCAGGTGCAGCGCTTCCTGGAGGTGCCGGCGGTGCTGGTGCGCCTGCTGCTGCCGCTGGCCGGCGTGTTCGCCTTCCACCTGTTCATGCGCGGCCACAACGAGCCGGGCGGCGGCTTCGTCGCCGGGCTGGTGGTCGCGATCGCGTTCATCGCGCAGTACATGGTCAGCGGCACGCGCTGGGTCGAGACGCGCATGCACCTCCTGCCGCCGAAGTGGATCGCCGTGGGCCTGATGATCGCGCTGCTCACCGGTGCGGGGGCCATGGCGGTGGGCCATCCCTTCCTGACCACGCACACCGCGCACGTCGAGCTGCCGCTGGTCGGCGAGGTGCACCTGCCCAGCGCCGCGCTGTTCGACCTCGGGGTGTTCTCGGTGGTGGTCGGGTCGACCCTGCTGCTGCTGACCGCCATCGCGCACCAGTCGCTGCGCGCGCGCCGCCGTCCGGCGGACGAGCATCAACATGGAGAGCATTGA
- a CDS encoding xanthine dehydrogenase family protein molybdopterin-binding subunit translates to MSTTTLENPARRRVLQAGAGLTLALYLPVHAARAAAGGQEAATPFVPNAFLRIGEDNRVTVIAKHLEMGQGSYTGLATIVAEELDAAWSQVQVEGAPADARRYNNLGWGPVQGTGGSTAIANSWQQLREAGATARAMLVAAAAAQWGVPAGEVTVSEGEVIHAASGRKASFGQLARAAAQQPVPQQVQLKDPKDFRLIGKRVPRVDGAGKTDGSARFTQDVQLPGMLVAVVAHPPRFGATLKSVDDRKARAVRGVVDVVRIPSGVAVLARDTWSAKKGRDALEIEWDDSRAFRLGSAEILARYRELAATPGVVARREGDPDRALANAARTLEAAYDFPYLAHAAMEPMNCVIRLDADGCEVWNGEQFQTVDQAAVAQVLGLRPEQVRLHMLYAGGSFGRRASKTSDYLVEAAHIVKAIGGRAPVKLVWLREDDMRAGYYRPAFHHRLWAGLDARGRLVGWRHRLVGQSILAGSPFEPMMVKDGIDPVSVEGAANLPYAIPNLVVDLHSPQDIGVPVLWWRSVGSTHTAFSTECFIDELAQAAGQDPVAWRLALLAQHSRHAGVLRLAAERAGWGRPLAPGAAGERRGRGVAVHESFHSYVAQVAEVTVREDGSYRVDRVVCAVDCGIAVNPDVIRAQVEGSIGFALSTVLHGEITLRDGEVQQSNFHDYLVARITDMPQVEVHIVPSAANPTGIGEPAVPPLAPAVANALAAATGRRLRQLPIRPELLRV, encoded by the coding sequence ATGAGCACGACCACACTCGAGAACCCCGCGCGCCGGCGCGTGCTGCAAGCCGGCGCCGGGCTGACGCTGGCGCTGTACCTGCCGGTGCACGCGGCCCGGGCGGCCGCCGGGGGGCAGGAGGCCGCCACGCCCTTCGTGCCGAACGCCTTCCTGCGCATCGGCGAGGACAACCGCGTCACCGTGATCGCCAAGCACCTGGAAATGGGGCAGGGCAGCTACACCGGGCTGGCCACCATCGTCGCCGAGGAGCTGGACGCCGCCTGGTCGCAGGTGCAGGTCGAAGGCGCACCCGCCGATGCGCGGCGCTACAACAACCTCGGCTGGGGGCCGGTGCAGGGCACCGGCGGCAGCACCGCGATCGCCAATTCGTGGCAGCAGCTGCGCGAGGCGGGCGCCACCGCGCGCGCGATGCTGGTCGCCGCCGCAGCGGCGCAATGGGGCGTGCCGGCTGGCGAGGTCACCGTCTCGGAAGGCGAGGTGATCCACGCCGCCTCGGGTCGCAAGGCCAGCTTCGGGCAGCTGGCACGTGCCGCGGCGCAGCAGCCGGTGCCGCAGCAGGTGCAGCTGAAGGACCCCAAGGACTTCAGGCTGATCGGCAAGCGCGTGCCGCGCGTCGACGGCGCGGGCAAGACCGACGGCTCGGCCCGCTTCACGCAGGACGTGCAGCTGCCCGGCATGCTGGTCGCGGTGGTTGCCCACCCGCCGCGCTTCGGCGCGACGCTCAAGTCGGTGGACGACCGCAAGGCCCGCGCGGTGCGGGGCGTGGTCGACGTGGTGCGCATCCCGAGCGGGGTGGCGGTGTTGGCGCGCGACACCTGGAGCGCGAAGAAGGGCCGCGACGCACTGGAGATCGAATGGGATGACAGCCGGGCGTTCCGGCTCGGCTCCGCGGAGATCCTCGCGCGCTACCGCGAGCTGGCCGCCACGCCCGGCGTGGTGGCGCGCCGCGAGGGCGACCCGGACCGTGCGCTGGCGAACGCGGCGCGCACGCTGGAGGCGGCCTACGACTTCCCGTACCTGGCGCATGCCGCGATGGAACCGATGAACTGCGTGATCCGGCTGGATGCCGATGGCTGCGAGGTCTGGAACGGCGAGCAGTTCCAGACCGTCGACCAGGCGGCCGTGGCCCAGGTGCTGGGCCTCAGGCCCGAGCAGGTGCGGCTGCACATGCTGTACGCCGGCGGCAGCTTCGGGCGGCGTGCCAGCAAGACGTCCGACTACCTGGTGGAGGCCGCGCACATCGTCAAGGCGATCGGCGGTCGTGCGCCGGTCAAGCTGGTCTGGCTGCGCGAGGACGACATGCGCGCCGGCTACTACCGGCCGGCCTTCCACCACCGGCTGTGGGCCGGGCTGGACGCCCGGGGGCGCCTGGTCGGCTGGCGGCACCGGCTGGTCGGCCAGTCGATCCTCGCCGGCTCGCCGTTCGAGCCGATGATGGTCAAGGACGGCATCGACCCGGTCTCGGTCGAGGGGGCGGCCAACCTGCCTTACGCGATCCCGAACCTGGTGGTGGACCTGCATTCCCCGCAGGACATCGGGGTGCCGGTGCTGTGGTGGCGCTCGGTCGGCTCCACGCATACCGCGTTCTCGACCGAATGCTTCATCGACGAGCTGGCGCAGGCGGCGGGCCAGGACCCGGTGGCCTGGCGGCTGGCGCTGCTGGCGCAGCACTCGCGCCATGCCGGCGTGTTGCGGCTGGCGGCCGAGCGCGCCGGCTGGGGGCGGCCGCTGGCACCCGGGGCGGCGGGCGAGCGGCGTGGCCGCGGCGTGGCGGTGCACGAGTCGTTCCACAGCTACGTCGCGCAGGTGGCCGAGGTCACGGTGCGCGAGGATGGCAGCTACCGGGTCGACCGGGTGGTCTGCGCGGTCGACTGCGGCATCGCGGTCAACCCGGACGTGATCCGCGCCCAGGTCGAGGGTTCCATCGGCTTCGCGCTGTCGACCGTGCTCCACGGCGAGATCACGCTGCGCGATGGCGAGGTGCAGCAGTCGAACTTCCACGACTACCTGGTCGCGCGCATCACCGACATGCCGCAGGTGGAAGTGCACATCGTGCCCTCGGCCGCCAACCCGACCGGCATCGGCGAGCCGGCCGTGCCGCCGTTGGCCCCGGCGGTGGCCAACGCGCTGGCCGCGGCCACCGGACGGCGCCTGCGCCAGCTGCCGATCCGCCCCGAGCTGCTCAGGGTCTGA
- a CDS encoding (2Fe-2S)-binding protein: MISLNVNGHTHRVEADPDTPLLWVLRDHLHLTGTKYGCGMAMCGACTVHLDGQAVRSCSLPVSAAAGRRITTIEGVASARVGQAVQDAWRRLDVVQCGYCQSGQIMSAVALLESNPRPSDADIDAAMGGNLCRCATYLRIRAAIHEAARALA, from the coding sequence ATGATCAGCCTGAACGTCAATGGCCACACGCACCGCGTGGAGGCCGACCCCGACACCCCGCTGCTGTGGGTGTTGCGCGACCACCTGCACCTGACCGGCACCAAGTACGGTTGCGGCATGGCGATGTGCGGTGCCTGCACCGTGCACCTGGATGGCCAGGCGGTGCGCTCGTGCAGCCTGCCCGTTTCCGCCGCCGCGGGGCGGCGCATCACCACCATCGAAGGTGTGGCCTCGGCGCGCGTCGGCCAGGCGGTGCAGGACGCCTGGCGCCGGCTGGACGTGGTGCAGTGCGGCTACTGCCAGTCCGGCCAGATCATGAGCGCGGTGGCGCTGCTGGAAAGCAATCCGCGCCCCAGCGACGCCGACATCGACGCGGCGATGGGCGGCAACCTGTGCCGCTGCGCGACCTACCTGCGCATCCGCGCAGCCATCCACGAGGCCGCCCGCGCGCTGGCCTGA
- a CDS encoding AraC family transcriptional regulator, translating into MRDLQASLVRLAMRHTLDREVVATDIPGLFLFRQDAPTRPINCMYEPGVALVLQGAKRVLLGDECYDYRAHQFVITSLDLPALSQVVEASPERPCLGMRLGLDLRSVAEMVLDSRQVQQRTQQPGGRGLEVGHADAALLDAFHRLLSLLDAPQDIAVMAPLVQREIIYRLLMSDQGARLRHIASAGSHGHRVARAIDWIKAHYAEPLRVQELAARVQMSVSSFHLHFRQLTSMSPLQYQKWLRLNEARRLMLVEGRDASTAAARVGYESPSQFSREYKRLFGVPPRRDMESLRSAPLAGIVPAEARAPATMHY; encoded by the coding sequence GTGCGGGACCTGCAGGCCTCGCTGGTGCGGCTGGCGATGCGGCACACCCTGGACCGCGAGGTGGTCGCAACGGACATTCCCGGGCTGTTCCTGTTCCGCCAGGACGCCCCGACCCGGCCGATCAACTGCATGTACGAGCCCGGCGTCGCGCTGGTGCTGCAAGGGGCCAAGCGGGTGCTGCTGGGCGACGAGTGCTACGACTACCGCGCGCACCAGTTCGTGATCACCTCGCTGGACCTGCCGGCGCTCAGCCAGGTGGTCGAGGCCAGCCCGGAGCGGCCGTGCCTGGGCATGCGGCTCGGGCTGGACCTGCGCAGCGTGGCCGAGATGGTGCTGGACAGCCGGCAGGTGCAGCAGCGCACCCAGCAGCCGGGCGGGCGCGGCCTGGAGGTCGGCCACGCCGACGCGGCCCTGCTGGACGCCTTCCACCGCCTGCTGTCGCTGCTCGATGCCCCGCAGGACATCGCGGTGATGGCCCCGCTCGTGCAGCGCGAGATCATCTACCGCCTGCTGATGAGCGACCAGGGGGCGCGGCTGCGCCACATCGCCTCGGCCGGCAGCCACGGGCACCGCGTCGCGCGCGCGATCGACTGGATCAAGGCGCACTACGCCGAGCCGCTGCGCGTGCAGGAACTCGCCGCGCGGGTGCAGATGAGCGTCTCCAGCTTCCACCTCCACTTCCGCCAGCTCACCTCGATGAGCCCGCTGCAGTACCAGAAGTGGCTGCGGCTCAACGAGGCGCGCCGGCTGATGCTGGTCGAAGGCCGCGATGCCTCGACCGCCGCCGCGCGGGTCGGCTACGAGAGCCCCTCGCAGTTCAGCCGCGAGTACAAGCGCCTGTTCGGCGTGCCGCCGCGGCGCGACATGGAAAGCCTGCGCAGCGCGCCGCTGGCGGGCATCGTGCCGGCCGAGGCCCGGGCACCGGCCACGATGCACTACTGA
- a CDS encoding galactose-1-epimerase, producing MSSEVIRLHRPQGLEVELCTLGAAWLGCHVPMPDGSRRNVVLGCPTLAQQAAQRAYLGATVGRFANRIREARYRRGGREVRLAPNAGSPHQLHGGDGGFHARTWTLEACDDTCVVMSLVSADGDQGYPGELQVRVTYALVEPMALEVRFEATTTAETPVSLSQHAYFNLDGDALDIRHHRLRIAAQHYLPVDRDLLPLGWLAPVAHTSYDFRTPKPIGQDWLADAGQVAGRGYDHAFLLEPHCAAAAEPAVELTSADGALSMTLATSLPALQFYGGQLLRDIPSRHGGVYGPCAGVALEPQFLPDSPNHPEWPQPSCWLRPGEVWRHLIRYRFGVR from the coding sequence ATGTCGTCCGAGGTCATCCGGCTGCACCGCCCGCAGGGCCTGGAGGTCGAGCTGTGCACGCTGGGCGCGGCGTGGCTCGGCTGCCATGTCCCGATGCCCGACGGCTCGCGGCGCAACGTGGTGCTCGGCTGCCCGACGCTGGCGCAGCAGGCCGCGCAGCGCGCCTACCTGGGGGCCACGGTCGGCCGTTTCGCCAACCGCATCCGCGAGGCGCGCTACCGGCGCGGCGGGCGCGAGGTGCGGCTGGCGCCCAATGCCGGCTCGCCCCACCAGCTGCACGGCGGCGACGGCGGTTTCCACGCGCGGACGTGGACGCTCGAGGCCTGCGACGACACCTGCGTCGTCATGTCGCTGGTGTCGGCGGACGGGGACCAGGGCTATCCCGGCGAGCTGCAGGTGCGCGTGACCTACGCGCTGGTCGAGCCGATGGCGCTGGAGGTCCGCTTCGAGGCGACCACCACGGCCGAGACCCCGGTGAGCCTCAGCCAGCACGCCTACTTCAACCTGGACGGCGACGCGCTCGACATCCGGCACCACCGGCTGCGCATCGCCGCGCAGCACTACCTGCCGGTCGACCGCGACCTGCTGCCGCTCGGCTGGCTGGCCCCCGTGGCGCACACCAGCTACGACTTCCGCACGCCCAAGCCGATCGGGCAGGACTGGCTCGCCGACGCGGGGCAGGTGGCGGGCCGCGGCTACGACCATGCCTTCCTGCTCGAGCCGCACTGCGCCGCGGCCGCCGAGCCGGCGGTCGAGCTGACCTCTGCGGACGGCGCCCTGTCGATGACGCTGGCGACCAGCCTGCCGGCCCTGCAGTTCTACGGGGGCCAGCTGCTGCGCGACATCCCGTCGCGCCACGGCGGGGTCTACGGCCCCTGCGCCGGCGTCGCGCTCGAGCCGCAGTTCCTGCCCGACAGCCCCAACCACCCGGAATGGCCGCAGCCCTCGTGCTGGCTGCGCCCCGGCGAGGTGTGGCGGCACCTCATCCGCTACCGCTTCGGCGTGCGCTGA